One part of the Desulfonema ishimotonii genome encodes these proteins:
- a CDS encoding ATP-binding protein: MTEHQNIQAQRLPAEQLYEDELHVLREADTDPRPGGWRLSPGSVRTFILGSNGKEIGGVTISRKIFGNEIVVERSIVTLMGKQGLILVGEPGTAKSLLSELLAAAISGTSTHTVQGGAGVVEEQIRYGWNYAMLIKNGPGPDALVPGPLYLAMTRGRLMRFEEITRCPTEVQDCLIPVISDRILHIPELEGGEAAVLSIPGFNLIATANLRDRGVSEMSSALKRRFNFETMNPLSDRALETELVTREVNRQLAADGIGQSVEPAVMALLVTVFQELRSGRAAGTKLEPLASIMSTAEAIQVAFSAAADGWYLENAPVRASSLLKHLSGTVIKDDDDDRKRVRHYLRFVRTKRKKEPVWEEFLQGEKWL, encoded by the coding sequence ATGACGGAACATCAGAATATACAGGCCCAGCGGCTGCCTGCGGAACAGCTTTATGAAGATGAACTTCATGTGCTGCGGGAAGCGGATACCGATCCCCGGCCCGGCGGGTGGCGGCTGAGCCCCGGATCGGTCCGCACCTTTATCCTGGGCAGCAACGGAAAAGAGATCGGGGGCGTGACGATTTCCAGGAAGATCTTCGGGAACGAAATCGTTGTGGAGCGCAGTATTGTGACCCTTATGGGCAAACAGGGACTGATCCTGGTGGGCGAGCCGGGCACGGCCAAATCGCTGCTGTCCGAACTGCTGGCTGCGGCCATTTCCGGCACCAGCACCCATACGGTTCAGGGCGGGGCCGGGGTGGTGGAAGAGCAGATCCGGTATGGCTGGAACTACGCCATGCTTATCAAAAACGGGCCCGGGCCGGACGCCCTGGTTCCCGGACCGCTCTATCTGGCCATGACCCGTGGCCGGCTGATGCGCTTTGAGGAGATCACCCGCTGTCCCACCGAGGTGCAGGACTGCCTGATTCCCGTCATTTCGGACCGGATTCTCCACATTCCGGAGCTGGAAGGGGGAGAGGCCGCCGTACTGTCTATCCCGGGGTTTAACCTCATTGCCACCGCCAACCTGCGGGACCGGGGCGTCAGCGAGATGTCGAGCGCCCTGAAACGGCGGTTCAATTTCGAAACCATGAACCCGCTCAGCGACCGGGCGCTGGAAACCGAACTGGTGACCCGTGAGGTCAACCGGCAACTGGCGGCAGACGGCATCGGGCAATCGGTGGAACCTGCGGTGATGGCGCTTCTGGTCACGGTGTTCCAGGAGCTGCGAAGCGGCCGGGCAGCCGGGACAAAACTGGAGCCGCTGGCCAGTATTATGTCCACTGCCGAGGCGATCCAGGTGGCCTTCAGCGCTGCCGCCGATGGGTGGTATCTGGAAAACGCGCCGGTAAGAGCCTCCTCTCTGCTCAAACATCTGAGCGGGACGGTCATAAAGGATGATGATGACGACCGCAAACGGGTCCGCCACTATCTCCGATTTGTGCGGACAAAGCGGAAAAAGGAACCGGTCTGGGAGGAGTTTCTTCAGGGCGAAAAGTGGCTGTAA
- a CDS encoding 3-deoxy-7-phosphoheptulonate synthase: protein MKQTYDVHVEEFIPLISPEALKKELPLSEKAEKTVIAGRKAVQNVLMKKDDRLLVVVGPCSIHDEKAALEYAQKLNALRQKVEETLVVVMRVYFEKPRTNVGWKGLINDPDMDGSCDIVEGLRRARKLLIRINETGLPAATEMLDPITPQYIAGLVSWAAIGARTTESQTHREMASGLSMPVGFKNCTDGGLSTAINAMIAAISPQSFLGIDPNGRSSIVKTTGNPWAHIVMRGGRRPNYDSVSIMEAVEQLRDKKLAEAIVVDCSHANSKKQYQNQTTVWEDVLHQRMNGNDALVGMMLESSLHEGNQKFTKDLSELKYGVSVTDACISWETTEELLLSAHKKMLARHKAA from the coding sequence ATGAAACAGACTTACGATGTCCATGTTGAAGAATTCATTCCCCTGATTTCCCCGGAAGCCCTGAAAAAAGAGTTACCCCTCAGTGAAAAAGCGGAAAAAACCGTCATCGCGGGCCGGAAGGCGGTCCAGAATGTGCTGATGAAAAAAGACGACCGCCTGCTGGTCGTGGTCGGCCCCTGCTCGATTCACGACGAAAAAGCCGCCCTTGAATATGCCCAAAAGCTGAACGCATTGCGACAGAAGGTCGAGGAAACCCTCGTGGTGGTCATGCGGGTTTACTTTGAAAAACCCCGGACAAACGTGGGCTGGAAGGGCCTGATCAACGACCCGGACATGGACGGTTCCTGCGATATCGTGGAAGGGCTGCGCCGGGCACGAAAACTTCTGATCCGGATCAATGAAACGGGCCTCCCGGCAGCCACCGAAATGCTTGACCCCATCACCCCCCAGTACATCGCAGGACTGGTGAGCTGGGCGGCCATCGGTGCCCGGACCACGGAATCCCAGACCCATCGCGAAATGGCCAGCGGCCTTTCCATGCCGGTCGGCTTCAAAAACTGCACGGACGGCGGCCTGTCCACGGCCATCAACGCCATGATCGCCGCCATCTCCCCCCAGAGCTTTCTGGGAATTGATCCCAACGGGCGCTCCAGCATCGTCAAGACCACCGGCAACCCCTGGGCCCACATTGTCATGCGCGGCGGCAGGCGGCCCAATTATGATTCGGTCAGCATCATGGAAGCGGTAGAACAGCTCCGGGATAAAAAACTGGCCGAAGCCATTGTCGTGGACTGCTCCCATGCCAATTCAAAAAAACAGTACCAGAATCAGACAACCGTCTGGGAAGACGTGCTGCACCAGCGCATGAACGGAAATGACGCCCTGGTCGGCATGATGCTGGAGAGCAGTTTACATGAAGGCAACCAGAAATTTACAAAAGACCTGTCCGAACTGAAGTACGGCGTTTCAGTGACAGATGCCTGTATCTCCTGGGAAACCACGGAAGAGCTGCTGCTTTCCGCCCACAAAAAAATGCTCGCCCGGCACAAAGCCGCCTGA